The genomic segment GACGTACACCATGAACGAGTCGATCGGAGCCGAGGTGCCCGCCGCGCTGCTGCTGATGAAGTTGTTCGGCGCGAGGTGGTTCAGCGGATCCTTGTCGAACCAGCCGACCCGCGTCGCCGCCAAGTTGCCGTAGCCGGTCGACATGTTGGTGCGGAACTTGAAACGCAGCGTGACGGAGGCGTGGCCGGTCACGTCGAGATCGTGATAGGCGAGCTGGTCCCACTGCGAGCCGTAGCCCGGAAACAGTTGGTTGGTCCCGATGCCGCCGTTGTAGGGCGGGCTGGCGGCGGTGTTGGTGCCGCCGTTGACGTCGCTGTACTGGAGCAGCCGCTGGTCGAAGGGGTTGCCCGTGATCGGATCCACGAACGAGTTGTCCCCGTCCCGGCGCAGACCGCACCACAACGAGAAGCTCCCGCCCAGCGGGCTCCAGGTCACGCCATTGCCGGTCACGCTTCCGTTGTCGCGGTGCCACACACCGACGACGCCGAACGTGCGCTTGTGGGCGGCGTCCTGGCTGACGATGGAGTTGACGTTGTTGCCGATGTCGATCGCCCACCAGGGACGCTGATCATCGGTCAACGTGAGGCCGCCGGTGTTGGGCATGATGTTGCGATACGGCCACCAGCCGAACAACGAATCCCCGTGCACCTCGGCGATGTTGTCGTGCACGGCGTCGTTGTCCCAGCCCCAGTAGCCGTAGTCGGCGGCGTTGCTCGAGTAGACCCTGAAGTTGCCGACGCCGAGACCCCAGTAATTGGTGGCCGTCACCTTGCCGGGAACGAAACCCAGGTAGGTGGTGTCGGCGACACCGGACGTGCCGTTCCGCGCGACCGCGGAACGCATGTCCCGCAGCAGTTGGGCGTTGATCAACTTGGCGCCGGCATTGTCCCCTCCGATCTCATCTGCGGAGACGAACGCCGGCAGGGAACTGGGCAGCAGAAACGCAGCCGCACAGAGCAGCGGGAGCAGGGACCGGAGCATGATCCACTCCTCGGCAAGGCGGGGGATGTCGCTCGGGGAGACCCGAGGGCAGCGACCCCGGATCGCGAACTGCGCGGGACGGCGGGGGCGGCCGAGCCGTTGGTTTCAAGGCTACGACCGACTCATCCCCGCGACAATGGCAATCTTGTTGCGATTCCGTGGCGCATTTGCGGGGTTCGCTGGTTGGGCCACCTGCTCCTGGGCGAGCGGCGAGAGCCGAAGCGGCGCCCGGACTCACCCGAGCACGATCAGCTTGCGCGCGGCGGTGAAGCCGCGGTCGTGGTAGCGCACTTCCGCGGGCCAACAACCAGGATGGTCCTTTCCCGCGGCTCCACAAGCGGCGGAACACTTGCTCGTCCGGCCGCCTTTGGCTCATCCTCCCGACATGGACGAGCGCGACCTGATCTACGACTGGAACGAGGCGGGCGAGCGCCTGCCCCGGCCCGAGTTCCGCGTCCAGTTCGACGACGAGACGCTCCGCGACGGGCTCCAGTCGCCCTCGGTCCGCACGCCAGCCATCGAGGACAAGCTCCGGCTGCTCCATCTGATGAACGGCCTGGGCCTCGACACCGCCGACATCGGGCTCCCGGGCGCCGGGCCGCACGTGGTGAAGGACGTCACCCGGCTGGCGCAGGAGATTCGCGACGCGAGGCTCGTGATCCGCGCCAACTGCGCGGCGCGCACACTGCGCCAGGACATCACGCCAGTGGTCGAGATCTCCCAGAAAGTCGGAATCCCGATCGAGGTCTGCACCTTCATCGGCTCCTCCCCGATCCGCCAGTACGCCGAGAACTGGACGGTCGAGACCATGCTGAAGCACACCGAAGAGGCGGTGAGTTTCGCGGTCGGCGAAGGTCTGCCGGTGATGTACGTCACCGAGGACACGGTACGCGCGCATCCGGCGACGCTGCGGCAGCTATTCCTCACCGCGATCCGCTGCGGGGCCAAGCGGCTCTGCCTGTGCGACACCGTTGGGCACGCGACGCCGGAAGGGGCGCGCAACCTGGTGCGCTTCGCGCAGCAGGTGGTGCTCGAATCCGGGGCCGAGGTCGGGCTCGACTGGCACGGGCACAGCGATCGCGGTCTGGCGGTGATCAACACCATTGCCGCGATCCGGGCCGGCGCGTCACGGGTGCATGGCTGCGCGATCGGGATCGGCGAGCGCGTCGGCAACACGCCGATGGATCAGCTGCTGGTGAATCTCAAGCTGCTCGGCTGGATCGACAACGACTTGACCGGCCTTCCCGAATACTGCGAGCTGACCAGCCGCACCACCGGCGTGCCGCTGCCGCCCAACTATCCGGTGGTGGGCCGCGACGCGTTCCGCACCGGCACTGGCGTTCACGCCGCGGCGGTGATCAAGGCGTTCCGCAAGGGCGAGGACTGGCTCGCCGACCGCGTCTACTCGGGTGT from the Candidatus Sulfotelmatobacter sp. genome contains:
- a CDS encoding LeuA family protein, which translates into the protein MDERDLIYDWNEAGERLPRPEFRVQFDDETLRDGLQSPSVRTPAIEDKLRLLHLMNGLGLDTADIGLPGAGPHVVKDVTRLAQEIRDARLVIRANCAARTLRQDITPVVEISQKVGIPIEVCTFIGSSPIRQYAENWTVETMLKHTEEAVSFAVGEGLPVMYVTEDTVRAHPATLRQLFLTAIRCGAKRLCLCDTVGHATPEGARNLVRFAQQVVLESGAEVGLDWHGHSDRGLAVINTIAAIRAGASRVHGCAIGIGERVGNTPMDQLLVNLKLLGWIDNDLTGLPEYCELTSRTTGVPLPPNYPVVGRDAFRTGTGVHAAAVIKAFRKGEDWLADRVYSGVPASMVGRRQSIEVGPMSGESNVIFWLEQHGIEPTPERVTAVFQRAKSVDRVLLDEEIRGVLAALDESRVRS